A single window of Nicotiana tomentosiformis chromosome 1, ASM39032v3, whole genome shotgun sequence DNA harbors:
- the LOC108948581 gene encoding (-)-camphene/tricyclene synthase, chloroplastic-like → MDVAICTNVWMLHMATSKRPPSSTFLISSFSRGKPKASCLSTKTEPSPNQYSAISSSDQNPTRRSGNYQPTMWDFEYIQSIHNDYAGEKYMKRFNELKEEMKKMIMAEGSQELEKLELIDNLQRFGVSYHFKHEIMQILSNINQHTSATRDSLYVTALKFRLLREHGFHISQDILYDFKDEQGNLKQSLCKDTKGLLQLYEASFLFDETESTFLECANKFAMSHLQNYYLKNKYNRSNQDNPTVALVGHALKLPLYWMMLRVETSWYLNIYENISNANPLLLELAKLDFNIVQATHQEDLKILSRWWKSTRLAEKLSFSRDRLVEALFFAVGIIFEPQHSYCRRTLTKVIAFVAVIDDIYDAYGTPDELEVFTNAIERWETEAMEQLPDYMKVCYLELFNTTNEIVYEVLNEKGINILPYLIKSWADLCKSYLQEARWYYNGYTPTLEEYMNNAWISVAVPMVLVHVFPLATNPVTKEAFESLSKYPDIIRWSAIIFRFADDLGTSSKELRRGDVPKSIQYYMNEKGASEEEAREHIRLPIKEIWKLLINTAQRENSLFSETFIGCAVNIVRTGQIIYQHGDGHGIQNFEIKNRISKLFFEPILTSIT, encoded by the exons ATGGACGTGGCAATATGTACCAACGTATGGATGCTACACATGGCCACCTCCAAAAGACCTCCGTCATCTACTTTTTTAATTTCCTCTTTCAGCCGAGGAAAGCCAAAAGCCAGCTGCCTCTCTACCAAAACTGAACCATCACCTAATCAGTACTCTGCTATTTCATCTTCAGATCAAAATCCCACTAGACGTTCAGGGAATTACCAACCTACTATGTGGGATTTTGAGTATATTCAGTCCATACACAATGATTATGCG GGAGAGAAGTATATGAAGCGTTTTAACGAACTGAAGGAGGAAATGAAGAAGATGATAATGGCTGAGGGATCACAAGAGTTAGAGAAGTTGGAGCTGATTGATAATTTACAAAGGTTTGGAGTTAGTTACCACTTCAAGCATGAAATCATGCAAATTTTGAGCAACATAAACCAGCACACTTCAGCCACAAGAGATTCATTATACGTCACAGCTCTGAAATTTAGACTCTTGAGAGAACATGGTTTTCATATCTCTCAAG ATATACTGTACGATTTCAAGGATGAGCAGGGTAACCTCAAGCAGAGTCTCTGTAAAGATACAAAAGGATTGTTACAATTATATGAAGCTTCATTCCTCTTTGACGAAACTGAAAGCACTTTTTTAGAGTGTGCAAATAAATTCGCAATGTCACATCTACAGAATTATTATCTCAAGAATAAATATAATAGGAGTAATCAAGACAATCCGACAGTCGCATTAGTGGGCCATGCACTGAAACTTCCTTTGTATTGGATGATGTTGAGAGTTGAGACAAGTTGGTACCTTAACATTTATGAGAATATTTCAAATGCTAATCCTCTTCTGCTGGAGCTGGCCAAGTTGGACTTCAACATTGTTCAAGCAACACATCAAGAAGATTTGAAAATCCTGTCAAG ATGGTGGAAGAGCACACGCCTTGCAGAAAAGTTGTCATTTTCAAGGGATAGACTGGTGGAGGCTTTATTTTTTGCAGTGGGGATAATATTTGAGCCTCAGCACAGCTACTGCCGAAGAACGTTGACAAAAGTCATTGCTTTTGTTGCAGTCATAGATGATATTTATGATGCTTATGGCACACCTGATGAGTTGGAAGTCTTCACTAATGCTATTGAAAG ATGGGAGACAGAAGCAATGGAACAACTTCCAGATTATATGAAAGTATGTTATCTTGAGCTCTTcaatacaaccaatgaaatagTTTATGAGGTTCTCAATGAGAAAGGGATCAACATTCTACCCTACCTTATAAAATCT TGGGCAGATTTGTGCAAATCTTACCTACAAGAAGCAAGGTGGTACTACAATGGATATACGCCAACTCTGGAAGAATACATGAATAATGCATGGATCTCAGTTGCAGTTCCTATGGTATTAGTACATGTTTTCCCCCTTGCTACCAATCCAGTTACCAAAGAGGCATTTGAATCCTTAAGCAAATATCCTGACATAATTCGCTGGTCTGCTATAATTTTTCGTTTCGCCGACGATTTGGGGACATCATCG AAAGAATTGAGGAGGGGTGACGTTCCCAAGTCTATTCAGTATTACATGAACGAAAAGGGAGCTTCAGAAGAAGAGGCAAGAGAACACATAAGACTTCCTATAAAGGAGATATGGAAACTCCTGATAAACACAGCTCAAAGGGAGAACTCATTATTTTCTGAAACATTCATTGGATGTGCAGTAAATATTGTAAGAACGGGTCAAATC